One window of Staphylococcus chromogenes genomic DNA carries:
- the lgt gene encoding prolipoprotein diacylglyceryl transferase — MFSYIDPVAFSFGPIQVRWYGIIIATAILIGYVIAQKSAQKIGFKEEDLINTILICVVVAILTARLYFVLFNLDYYAMHPIEIPMIWLGGIAIHGGLIGAFLMGIYYCHRQNWNPFQLGDIVAPSIILAQAIGRWGNFMNHEAHGGPVSRAFLENLHLPNFIIDNMFIHGQYYHPTFLYESLWNIIGFVILILLRKNLRIGETFFLYLIWYSIGRFFVEGLRTDSLMLTETIRIAQLVSVILIIMGIIMILWRRFKVKPPKYKEVNVLPWPNRRKEIKHGKKR, encoded by the coding sequence GTGTTTAGTTATATTGACCCCGTAGCATTTTCATTTGGTCCTATTCAGGTGAGATGGTATGGGATTATCATTGCCACCGCCATTCTGATTGGGTATGTCATCGCCCAAAAAAGCGCGCAAAAAATAGGGTTTAAAGAAGAAGACCTGATAAATACGATCTTAATTTGTGTGGTGGTTGCGATATTAACCGCTAGACTGTATTTTGTACTCTTCAACTTAGACTATTATGCGATGCATCCTATTGAAATTCCTATGATTTGGCTAGGAGGTATCGCCATTCATGGGGGGCTTATAGGCGCTTTCTTAATGGGCATTTATTATTGCCATAGACAAAATTGGAATCCTTTTCAACTCGGTGACATAGTGGCGCCAAGTATTATACTGGCACAAGCGATAGGGCGATGGGGAAATTTTATGAACCATGAAGCTCACGGTGGACCTGTATCACGTGCATTTTTAGAAAACTTGCATTTACCAAACTTTATTATCGACAATATGTTTATCCATGGTCAATACTATCATCCGACGTTTTTATATGAATCCTTATGGAATATTATCGGATTTGTGATCTTGATTTTATTACGAAAAAATTTACGTATTGGAGAAACCTTCTTCTTATATTTAATCTGGTATTCTATAGGTCGTTTCTTTGTTGAGGGCTTACGTACCGATAGTTTAATGTTAACGGAGACAATCCGCATTGCCCAATTGGTGTCCGTCATACTTATTATCATGGGGATTATCATGATTTTATGGAGACGCTTTAAAGTAAAACCACCCAAATATAAAGAAGTTAATGTATTACCTTGGCCAAATCGACGAAAGGAAATCAAACATGGCAAGAAACGTTAA
- the uvrA gene encoding excinuclease ABC subunit UvrA has protein sequence MKEPSIVVKGARAHNLKNVDIELPKHKLIVMTGLSGSGKSSLAFDTIYAEGQRRYVESLSAYARQFLGQMDKPDVDTIEGLSPAISIDQKTTSKNPRSTVATVTEIYDYIRLLYARIGKPYCPNHGIEIESQTVQQMTDRILQLEERTKIQLLAPVVNHRKGSHEKLLNDISKKGYVRVRVDGEIMDITAVPELDKNKNHTIEIVVDRLVVKPGIESRLADSIETVLELADGRLFVDVIDGEPLEFSEKHACPICGFSIGELEPRMFSFNSPFGACSTCDGLGQKLTVDLDLVVPDKDKTLNEGAILPWEPTSSDYYPTLLKRVCEVYKINMDKPYKKLTERQKNIILYGSGEKEITFTFKSKFGQSRTRTMVFEGVVPNIERRYHDSPSEYVREMMQKYMAEQVCETCHGHRLSREALSVYVGDKNIGQVVEQSISNALDYYQNIELSNQDQQIANLILKEIIARLDFLNNVGLGYLTLNRASGTLSGGEAQRIRLATQIGSRLSGVLYVLDEPSIGLHQRDNDRLIATLKDMRDLGNTLIVVEHDEDTMMEADYLVDIGPGAGDHGGHVVANGTPKQVMRNKKSLTGQYLSGKKFIPVPEVRRETTERKIEILGARSNNLKNVDVAFPLSVMNVVTGVSGSGKSSLVNEVLFKSLAKKINNSKVRPGEHDAIKGIDEIDKIIDIDQSPIGRTPRSNPATYTGVFDDIRDVFASTNEAKVRGYQKGRFSFNVKGGRCEACKGDGIIKIEMHFLPDVYVPCEVCGGKRYNRETLEVTYKGKSIADVLAMTVEDATIFFENIPKIKRKLQTLVDVGLGYITLGQPATTLSGGEAQRVKLASELHKRSTGRSIYILDEPTTGLHVDDISRLLKVLNKIVDNGDTVVIIEHNLDVIKTADYLIDLGPEGGDGGGTIIATGTPEDIAANEASYTGKYLKQVLARDKARMED, from the coding sequence ATGAAAGAGCCGTCAATCGTTGTAAAAGGGGCTAGAGCCCATAACTTAAAAAATGTAGATATTGAATTGCCTAAACATAAATTAATTGTCATGACAGGCTTGTCAGGTTCTGGTAAATCATCACTTGCTTTTGACACCATTTATGCAGAGGGGCAACGCCGCTACGTGGAATCTTTAAGTGCCTATGCGAGACAGTTTCTAGGGCAAATGGACAAACCCGATGTCGATACGATAGAAGGTTTGTCACCTGCCATTTCGATTGATCAAAAAACGACGAGTAAAAACCCACGATCAACTGTCGCGACTGTCACAGAAATTTATGACTATATCAGATTACTCTATGCACGTATTGGGAAACCTTATTGTCCGAACCATGGGATTGAAATTGAGTCCCAAACTGTACAACAAATGACCGATCGTATTCTTCAACTTGAAGAACGCACTAAGATTCAATTGTTAGCGCCCGTCGTCAATCATCGAAAAGGTTCACATGAAAAACTTTTAAACGATATTAGTAAAAAAGGGTATGTGCGTGTCCGCGTTGACGGTGAAATTATGGATATTACTGCGGTTCCCGAACTAGATAAAAATAAAAATCATACCATTGAAATTGTTGTGGACCGTCTTGTAGTTAAACCTGGCATTGAATCACGATTAGCTGATTCAATAGAAACCGTTTTAGAACTTGCAGATGGGCGGTTATTTGTGGATGTCATCGATGGGGAACCGCTAGAATTCTCAGAAAAACATGCTTGTCCAATTTGTGGATTTTCAATTGGGGAATTGGAACCACGGATGTTTAGTTTTAACAGTCCATTTGGCGCATGCTCAACTTGTGATGGACTCGGACAAAAGTTAACCGTAGATTTAGATTTAGTCGTGCCAGATAAAGATAAAACGTTGAATGAAGGTGCGATTTTACCCTGGGAACCTACAAGTTCGGATTATTACCCAACCCTTTTAAAACGTGTGTGTGAAGTTTATAAAATTAATATGGATAAACCCTATAAAAAACTGACTGAGCGACAAAAAAACATTATTTTATACGGCTCAGGAGAAAAAGAAATTACCTTCACCTTCAAATCTAAATTCGGCCAATCACGGACAAGAACAATGGTTTTCGAAGGTGTGGTTCCGAATATTGAACGACGCTACCATGATTCACCGTCTGAATATGTGAGAGAAATGATGCAAAAATACATGGCAGAACAAGTATGTGAAACCTGCCACGGTCATCGGTTGAGTAGAGAAGCGCTATCTGTTTATGTAGGGGATAAAAATATTGGTCAAGTCGTAGAACAATCTATATCAAATGCCTTAGATTACTATCAAAATATTGAACTTTCGAATCAAGATCAACAAATTGCCAATTTAATACTCAAAGAAATTATAGCCCGCTTGGATTTCCTTAATAATGTGGGGTTAGGCTATTTGACGTTGAACCGTGCTTCAGGAACCTTATCAGGTGGAGAGGCACAACGTATCCGTTTGGCCACACAAATTGGCTCTCGATTATCAGGTGTTTTATATGTTTTAGACGAGCCGTCCATTGGTTTACATCAAAGAGATAACGATAGATTGATAGCGACTTTAAAAGATATGCGTGATTTAGGAAATACGCTCATTGTTGTGGAACACGATGAAGATACAATGATGGAAGCGGATTACTTAGTAGATATCGGGCCTGGTGCTGGAGATCACGGAGGGCATGTTGTCGCGAATGGAACGCCTAAACAAGTCATGCGAAATAAGAAATCACTTACAGGTCAATATTTAAGCGGCAAAAAATTCATTCCTGTTCCTGAAGTCCGTCGTGAAACAACGGAGCGTAAAATAGAAATTCTTGGCGCACGGAGTAATAACTTAAAAAATGTTGATGTGGCATTTCCTCTATCTGTCATGAATGTCGTGACAGGGGTCTCTGGCTCTGGAAAAAGTTCGCTCGTTAACGAAGTGCTATTCAAGTCGTTGGCTAAAAAAATTAACAATTCTAAAGTGAGACCAGGAGAACATGATGCCATTAAAGGCATCGATGAAATCGATAAAATTATCGATATTGATCAATCTCCTATAGGTAGAACACCGCGGTCTAATCCAGCCACATATACGGGTGTTTTTGACGATATTCGTGACGTTTTTGCCTCTACGAACGAAGCCAAGGTCCGAGGTTACCAAAAAGGGCGCTTCAGTTTTAACGTTAAAGGTGGACGCTGTGAAGCCTGTAAAGGAGACGGCATTATAAAGATTGAAATGCACTTTTTACCAGATGTTTATGTGCCTTGTGAAGTCTGTGGTGGAAAACGATATAATCGTGAGACATTAGAGGTGACGTATAAAGGGAAAAGTATTGCTGACGTCTTAGCCATGACCGTAGAAGATGCAACGATATTTTTTGAAAATATACCTAAAATCAAACGAAAATTGCAAACACTCGTAGATGTCGGATTAGGCTATATTACTTTAGGTCAGCCTGCAACGACACTATCAGGTGGAGAAGCACAACGTGTGAAATTGGCTTCTGAATTGCATAAACGTTCGACGGGTCGCTCTATTTATATTTTAGATGAACCTACCACAGGTCTTCACGTAGATGATATCAGTCGTTTGCTTAAAGTTTTAAATAAAATTGTGGATAATGGTGACACAGTCGTAATTATTGAACACAATTTAGATGTCATTAAAACCGCAGACTATTTAATTGATTTAGGTCCTGAAGGCGGAGATGGTGGCGGAACGATTATTGCAACAGGAACACCAGAAGACATTGCGGCTAATGAAGCTTCATACACCGGGAAATATTTGAAACAAGTTTTAGCACGTGATAAAGCACGTATGGAGGATTAA
- a CDS encoding YfbR-like 5'-deoxynucleotidase: MGVHQYFKRLSDLEKLIRLPGKFKYFEHNVAAHSFKVTKIAQYLGTVEEYHGKEVDWKSLYEKALNHDFAEIFTGDIKTPVKYASGELKKLFSQVEEEMVDTFITEEIPEKYRDIYRQRLQEGKDDSLEGQILAVADKIDLLYETFGEIQKRNPEPLFFEIYEMSLETIMQFDHLYSVQDFIENIIPEMLTEKFIPRSELRETTMQILNNKKA, encoded by the coding sequence ATGGGTGTACATCAATATTTTAAAAGACTATCTGATTTAGAAAAATTAATTCGTTTGCCAGGTAAATTCAAATATTTTGAACATAACGTGGCTGCGCATTCTTTTAAAGTAACGAAAATTGCGCAGTATTTAGGAACGGTGGAAGAATATCACGGTAAAGAAGTCGATTGGAAAAGTTTGTATGAGAAGGCGTTGAATCACGACTTTGCTGAAATATTTACAGGGGATATTAAAACACCCGTAAAATATGCGAGTGGCGAATTAAAAAAATTGTTTTCACAAGTTGAAGAAGAGATGGTAGATACTTTTATTACCGAGGAAATACCAGAAAAATATAGAGACATCTATCGCCAAAGACTTCAAGAGGGTAAAGATGATTCGTTAGAAGGGCAAATATTAGCAGTGGCTGATAAGATTGATCTTCTTTATGAAACGTTTGGTGAAATTCAAAAACGTAATCCAGAACCTTTATTTTTTGAAATTTATGAGATGAGTTTAGAAACGATTATGCAGTTTGATCATCTATATTCTGTTCAAGATTTTATTGAAAATATCATTCCCGAAATGCTCACTGAAAAATTTATTCCACGTTCAGAGTTGCGTGAAACAACGATGCAAATATTAAACAATAAGAAAGCGTGA
- the uvrB gene encoding excinuclease ABC subunit UvrB, with the protein MEHHDFKIASEFDPQGDQPKAIAELAKGINEGKRHQTLLGATGTGKTFTMSNVIKEVGKPTLIIAHNKTLAGQLYSEFKEFFPENRVEYFVSYYDYYQPEAYVPSTDTFIEKDASINDEIDQLRHSATSALFERDDVIIIASVSCIYGLGNPDEYKDLVVSIRVGMEMDRSELLRKLVDVQYTRNDIDFKRGTFRVRGDVVEIFPASKDELCIRVEFFGDEIDRVSEINYLTGEVLREREHFALFPASHFVTRDEKMKLAIERIEKELATQLEKLRSENKLLEAQRLEQRTNYDLEMMREMGFCSGIENYSVHLTLRPLGSTPYTLLDYFGEDWLIMIDESHVTLPQIRGMYNGDQARKNVLVEHGFRLPSALDNRPLKFEEFEEKAKQLVYVSATPGPYELEHTDEMVEQIIRPTGLLDPKIEVRPTKNQIDDLLSEIHERVERNERVLITTLTKKMSEDLTTYLKEAGVKVNYLHSEIKTLERIEIIRDLRMGTFDVLIGINLLREGIDIPEVSLVVILDADKEGFLRSERSLIQTIGRAARNDKGEVIMYADKMTDSMQYAIDETERRRNIQMAYNEEHGITPKTINKKIHDVISATVETDETNADNRKEVPKKLTKKERQKTIQNIEKEMKEAAKALDFEKATELRDLLFELKAEG; encoded by the coding sequence ATGGAGCACCATGATTTTAAGATTGCTTCAGAATTTGATCCACAAGGGGACCAACCTAAGGCGATTGCTGAACTTGCCAAAGGTATCAATGAAGGTAAACGCCATCAAACCTTACTCGGTGCCACTGGAACGGGTAAAACTTTTACGATGAGTAATGTCATCAAAGAAGTTGGGAAACCGACCTTAATCATTGCCCATAATAAAACGTTAGCAGGACAGCTTTATAGCGAGTTTAAAGAATTCTTCCCTGAAAATAGAGTCGAATATTTTGTCAGCTATTATGACTACTATCAACCAGAAGCTTATGTACCCTCCACAGACACTTTTATTGAAAAGGATGCCTCTATTAATGATGAGATTGACCAACTACGGCACTCAGCGACAAGTGCGTTGTTCGAAAGAGATGACGTAATCATCATCGCAAGTGTTAGTTGTATCTATGGTTTAGGGAACCCGGATGAATATAAAGATTTAGTTGTGAGTATACGCGTCGGTATGGAAATGGACCGCAGCGAATTGCTAAGAAAATTAGTTGATGTTCAATATACACGAAATGACATTGACTTTAAACGGGGAACATTCCGCGTTAGAGGAGATGTCGTTGAAATTTTCCCGGCCTCTAAAGACGAGCTATGTATTCGTGTTGAATTTTTTGGTGATGAAATTGACCGTGTGAGTGAAATCAATTATTTAACTGGAGAAGTTTTACGTGAGCGTGAACATTTTGCTTTATTCCCAGCATCTCACTTCGTCACACGCGATGAAAAGATGAAATTAGCCATTGAACGTATTGAAAAGGAATTAGCAACACAACTTGAAAAACTTCGCAGTGAAAATAAACTTTTAGAGGCTCAGCGCTTAGAACAGCGTACAAATTATGATTTAGAAATGATGCGAGAAATGGGATTTTGTTCAGGCATCGAAAACTATTCCGTTCATTTAACGTTACGCCCATTAGGATCTACCCCTTATACACTCTTAGACTATTTCGGTGAGGACTGGCTCATCATGATAGACGAATCCCATGTGACCTTACCTCAGATTCGGGGAATGTATAATGGAGACCAAGCCCGAAAAAACGTTTTAGTTGAACACGGCTTTCGTTTGCCAAGCGCCTTAGACAACCGTCCATTAAAATTTGAAGAGTTTGAAGAAAAAGCGAAACAATTGGTGTATGTTTCCGCAACGCCGGGTCCTTATGAATTAGAACATACAGATGAAATGGTTGAACAAATTATTCGACCGACAGGACTTTTAGACCCTAAAATCGAAGTGCGTCCTACTAAAAATCAAATTGACGATTTATTATCCGAAATCCATGAACGTGTCGAACGTAATGAACGTGTCCTCATCACTACATTAACGAAAAAGATGAGTGAAGATTTAACGACATATCTTAAAGAAGCGGGCGTCAAAGTCAATTATTTACACTCTGAAATTAAAACATTAGAGCGTATTGAAATTATTCGTGATTTACGTATGGGAACGTTTGATGTTTTAATCGGAATTAACTTACTAAGAGAAGGTATTGATATTCCAGAAGTTTCTCTGGTGGTCATCTTGGATGCAGACAAAGAAGGATTTTTACGTTCAGAGCGTTCGTTAATTCAAACGATTGGACGTGCAGCACGTAATGACAAAGGTGAAGTGATTATGTATGCTGATAAAATGACAGATTCTATGCAATATGCGATTGATGAAACAGAACGTCGACGTAACATCCAAATGGCATATAATGAGGAGCATGGCATTACACCTAAAACGATTAACAAAAAAATACATGATGTGATAAGTGCTACTGTTGAAACAGATGAAACCAATGCTGATAACCGTAAAGAAGTACCGAAGAAACTCACGAAGAAAGAAAGACAAAAAACGATTCAAAATATAGAAAAAGAAATGAAAGAAGCAGCCAAAGCGTTAGATTTTGAAAAAGCGACCGAATTGAGAGATTTATTATTTGAATTAAAAGCAGAAGGGTGA
- a CDS encoding CHAP domain-containing protein — MKGFIVTVMTLLVPTQEVALPQQMTISEIAQATGVSTKEIEKLNPKISKEKIHFDTIRFPNKHVHRVQPDEQLSHILKRYHLTEKEFQNYNPHFHSLQTNQWLALSPKGLAILFEPQLTKNPQIEQRPLHTLQQSQKYARKQRARRVVQKKITHKHAKKDKLIRPVLPFVPNKVISLPKHNVPINLYTQGQCTFYAFQRRLELNSPISNLWGDAKYWGDQARYQGFVVNNTPQLGAILVTKEGVYGHVAIVEKILPTHIIVSEMNWIAPYVVNQRIIHDFNQYDYIH, encoded by the coding sequence ATGAAGGGTTTCATCGTCACTGTCATGACATTATTAGTGCCTACACAAGAGGTGGCACTACCTCAACAGATGACAATTTCTGAAATTGCACAAGCGACAGGGGTCTCAACTAAAGAGATAGAAAAATTAAACCCTAAAATCTCAAAAGAAAAAATTCACTTTGATACTATACGTTTTCCAAATAAACATGTGCACAGGGTACAACCCGATGAACAACTTTCGCATATATTAAAACGTTATCATTTGACTGAGAAGGAATTTCAAAATTATAATCCCCATTTTCATTCACTCCAGACGAATCAATGGCTTGCGCTTTCACCGAAAGGGTTAGCGATTCTATTTGAACCTCAACTGACTAAAAATCCTCAAATTGAGCAACGCCCATTACACACTCTACAACAATCTCAAAAATATGCCCGCAAGCAAAGGGCACGACGAGTAGTACAAAAGAAAATCACCCACAAGCATGCTAAAAAAGATAAGTTAATACGACCAGTTTTGCCGTTCGTTCCAAACAAAGTCATATCTCTTCCAAAACATAACGTGCCGATTAATCTTTATACACAAGGCCAATGTACATTTTATGCATTTCAGAGACGCTTGGAATTAAATTCACCTATTTCTAACCTTTGGGGAGATGCAAAATATTGGGGTGATCAGGCACGCTATCAAGGTTTTGTCGTTAATAACACACCTCAACTTGGAGCGATTCTTGTTACCAAAGAAGGCGTGTATGGACACGTGGCCATTGTAGAAAAAATCTTACCCACGCATATTATTGTTTCAGAGATGAATTGGATAGCGCCATATGTGGTCAATCAAAGAATCATTCACGATTTCAATCAGTACGATTATATTCATTAA
- a CDS encoding CsbA family protein, protein MIWYMLAAFFPCVLVVIFSAITRSKWVGTFITLVLIGASVYKGFFHNEWIIFLDVVSLLAGYIIVDQLHIHKHHDTEG, encoded by the coding sequence TTGATTTGGTATATGCTAGCAGCCTTTTTTCCGTGTGTTCTTGTCGTTATTTTTAGTGCAATTACACGCAGTAAATGGGTGGGAACTTTCATCACGCTTGTCTTGATTGGCGCCTCTGTCTACAAAGGTTTTTTTCATAATGAATGGATTATTTTTTTAGATGTCGTTTCGCTATTAGCAGGTTATATTATTGTTGATCAATTGCATATTCATAAACATCACGATACTGAAGGATAA
- the prfB gene encoding peptide chain release factor 2 (programmed frameshift) — MELSEIKRHIENFETKLDQLRGSLDLEKKETDIQEYEEMMAETTFWDDQARAQEIIDQNNALKSVVNTYHEINHDIEDMMATYELLQEEYDEEMKNELEATVADYDKKIDRFELQLLLDGEHDANNAIMELHPGAGGTESQDWTNMLLRMYQRFCEQQGFKVEIADYQAGDEAGVKSVTMIVKGHNAYGYLKAEKGVHRLVRISPFDSSGRRHTSFASCDVIPEFNNEKIEVEINPDDITVDTFRASGAGGQHINKTESAIRITHHPTGIVVNNQNERSQIKNREAAMKMLKAKLYQLEIEQKERELAEIRGEQKEIGWGSQIRSYVFHPYSMVKDHRTNEETGNVNAVMDGDIGAFIDAYLRSQLK; from the exons ATGGAACTATCAGAGATAAAACGTCATATTGAAAACTTCGAGACTAAACTTGATCAGCTTAGGGGGTCTCTT GACTTAGAAAAAAAAGAGACCGATATTCAAGAGTATGAAGAAATGATGGCTGAAACCACATTTTGGGACGATCAAGCACGTGCGCAAGAGATTATTGATCAAAATAATGCGCTGAAGTCAGTTGTCAATACGTATCATGAAATAAATCATGATATTGAAGATATGATGGCAACTTATGAATTATTACAAGAAGAATATGATGAAGAAATGAAGAATGAATTAGAAGCGACTGTGGCTGACTATGATAAGAAAATAGATCGTTTTGAATTACAGTTGTTGCTTGACGGTGAACATGATGCCAATAACGCCATCATGGAACTTCATCCGGGTGCGGGTGGTACAGAGTCACAAGATTGGACGAATATGCTGCTACGTATGTACCAACGCTTTTGTGAACAACAAGGTTTTAAAGTTGAAATTGCGGATTACCAAGCAGGGGATGAAGCAGGCGTTAAAAGTGTGACAATGATCGTTAAAGGGCACAATGCATATGGTTATTTAAAAGCTGAAAAAGGTGTTCATCGTTTAGTGCGTATTTCACCTTTTGATTCATCAGGTCGACGCCATACTTCATTTGCTTCATGTGACGTCATTCCAGAGTTTAATAATGAAAAAATTGAAGTCGAAATTAATCCTGATGATATTACAGTAGATACATTCCGTGCTTCTGGTGCAGGTGGACAACACATCAATAAAACGGAATCTGCCATTCGTATCACTCACCATCCGACAGGTATTGTCGTGAACAACCAAAATGAACGTTCACAAATTAAAAACCGAGAAGCCGCAATGAAAATGTTAAAAGCTAAGCTGTATCAATTAGAAATTGAACAAAAAGAGCGTGAACTTGCTGAAATACGTGGAGAACAGAAAGAGATAGGCTGGGGAAGTCAAATTCGTTCCTATGTTTTCCATCCTTACTCAATGGTTAAAGACCATCGAACGAATGAAGAGACCGGAAATGTGAATGCAGTAATGGACGGTGACATCGGCGCCTTCATTGATGCTTATTTACGCAGTCAATTAAAATAA
- the hprK gene encoding HPr(Ser) kinase/phosphatase has product MLTSKDLAERFQLDVIAGAHGLNRPIHNTDISRPGLEMAGYFSHYASNRIQLLGTTELSFYNLLPEDEREGRMRKLCRPETPAIIITRGLEAPEELIQAANETDTPLMYIDEATTRVMGRFTTFLEHELANSTSLHGVLVDVYGVGVLITGDSGIGKSETALELVKRGHRLVADDNVEIKEIHKDQLIGKPPKIIEHLLEIRGLGIINVMTLFGAGSILTQKRIRLNINLETWRQDKLYDRVGLSEETLKILDTEITKKTIPVRPGRNVAVIIEVAAMNYRLNIMGINTAEEFNERLNAEILKNSQHKGDA; this is encoded by the coding sequence ATGTTAACGAGTAAAGATTTGGCGGAAAGATTTCAATTAGATGTGATTGCTGGAGCACATGGCTTAAATAGACCGATACATAATACTGACATTTCAAGACCAGGTTTAGAAATGGCGGGGTATTTTTCTCATTATGCCTCAAACCGTATCCAGTTACTCGGAACGACTGAGCTTTCTTTTTATAATTTATTGCCTGAAGACGAACGCGAAGGGCGCATGAGAAAATTATGCAGACCAGAAACACCTGCGATTATCATTACAAGAGGACTTGAAGCGCCAGAGGAACTCATTCAAGCTGCTAATGAAACAGATACGCCATTGATGTATATTGATGAAGCCACGACGCGTGTAATGGGTAGATTTACGACGTTTTTAGAGCACGAACTTGCCAATTCAACCTCACTTCATGGCGTATTAGTCGATGTCTATGGAGTCGGTGTGTTAATCACAGGTGATTCTGGCATTGGTAAAAGTGAAACGGCACTTGAACTTGTCAAACGAGGTCACCGTTTAGTGGCTGATGATAATGTTGAAATTAAAGAAATTCATAAAGATCAACTGATAGGAAAGCCTCCTAAAATTATTGAACATCTATTAGAAATTAGAGGACTTGGCATTATCAATGTGATGACGCTTTTTGGCGCGGGGTCTATCCTAACGCAGAAACGTATCCGTCTGAATATCAACCTAGAAACATGGCGTCAAGATAAATTGTATGACCGTGTAGGATTAAGTGAAGAAACTTTAAAAATTTTAGATACTGAAATTACGAAAAAAACGATTCCAGTTCGACCTGGACGAAACGTGGCAGTGATTATAGAAGTTGCTGCAATGAATTATCGCTTAAATATTATGGGCATCAATACAGCAGAAGAATTCAATGAGCGATTGAATGCTGAAATTCTAAAAAACAGCCAACATAAAGGAGATGCTTAA